DNA from Candidatus Gorgyraea atricola:
GGAACTAAAGAAAAGGCGCATCGATCTCGAGAGCGAGATAGAAAAAAGCGCGGATAGTATAAAATCCCAGCGAAAAGAAGTAGAGGGCTTAAGAGAAAAGGTCTCGACGCTACAGACTGAGGACATGGAACGTTCCTCCGCTCTTTCAGTCAAGGAAAAGAGGCTCGACGAGACCTCAAAGACTATTTCTGAAAACGAGACGACCATTTCCACATCCAAGGCAAACCTGATAGACCTTGCCTCAAAGGAGTCTAAATTAAGAAATCAATCCGCAAAGATCTCTACGACCCTCGCATCAGATGACGCGAGACTCAAGAGACTCACAGTAGAAAAAGATACTATTTTGGAAGAAAAAAATAGTCTGGATGTAAAGCTGAGCGATGTGTTGAAAGAGGTCGAGCAGGTAGAAACAGAAGTCCTATCCTTGAAGGACGAAAAAGAAAGTGTTTCTCAAAAAGTATCCGCTTTGACTAGCCGCATAGAAAGCCTGACAAGTCAATCAACGCAGATCCATCAGACTCTTGCCACTAATAAATCCAGGTTCGATGTCCTGAATGAGGCAAAGGCAAAGTATGAGGGTTTTTCTTCAGGCGTAAAGGCCATAATGGGCAAAGGCGTTTTTAAGAAAAAGCCAATAGAAGGCGTGCAAGACGCCCTTGCGAACCTCTTTAGTGTAAATAAAGGATACGAGATCGCCATAGAGTCAGCACTCGGAGAAAACCTGGAGTCTATTCTCGTCGATGATCTTGAATCTGCGGAAAAGGCAATAGAGTTTCTGAAAGAGAATTCACTCGGCAAGGCATTATTCGCGCACCCAGATTCTTTCCGGGCGATGCAAAGTGAGACCTCGCTTAGCGACAGCCGTATACTAGGCAGGGCAATAGACTTCGCGCGCATAAATAATAAGTGCAGAAACATCTTAGAGTATCTTTTGAAAGATACCTTTATTGTAAAAGACTTGAAAGATGCGGCCAGCATTCTAAAAGAGAACCCGGATCTAAAAGAATCCACATTTGTTACGCTGCTTGGCGAAAAGATCGGCAGGGGATTTGTCTCTGGTGGAGATATCAGAGATGCGGGCCTTACGCTTATAAATAGAGAAGAGAACATAAAGGAGCTTTTTGAGATAATAGCTGCGTCAGAGGCCAGATTTAAAATAATAGAAGAGGAAAAATTAACCGGCGAACAGGAAAAAGAAGAGTTAGAAAAAAGATCAGAAGTCGTCACCTCGAGCCTTAATGAAAAAGAGATCATGCTTGCCAATGCCAGGACCAGGCGCAGCAATATAGAGGAGAACATGAAAGGGGTGGCGGATGAGATCTCACTTGTCTCTCTTGAAGTAGACGAGGTGACTTCCGAGGCAGAGAGATTAAAAGAAGAAGAGCTTAGTGTTGTAAAGGCCCTGAAGCAGTCAGAAAACGATACGCATCTAAACCAGGAAAGGATCAAGAGAAGCGAGATCCTCATAAGTGATTATGCAAAGGAAAAAGAACAGCTTATCATAGAGGTGGCAGAGCAGAGGACTGAATTAGGTTCTCTCGAGAGCAAAAAAGAAGGCCTTTCAAATACATTGAATCTCCTGGATAGCTCCTTAAAGGATGTAGAGAATAGCCGCCAGGCCCGTAAGGCAGAGATAGAGGATTCTATTAAAAAGGTAAAGGAATTAAGTGATGGACTCATGACCCTTGAAAAAAATATAGAGTCTTTATCTGAGAAAAGTGGCGAAAAAGGCGTGGAGCTGGAGGGCGTAGAGAGTGTTTATTCAGCGGTAATGCAAAAAATAAAAGAGCAAGAAGTCATCTTTAAGCAATCAGAAAAAGAGATAAACAGTCTTCGTTCGAATGTACATGAGATAGACCTTAAAAGGGCTGAGACAAATTATGGACTCGAGAATCTGACCCAGCGAATAAAGGATGTGTATAAGCTGGACCTGAATGAGGTCGAGATAGTCGAGAACTGGCAGGATATAGAAAGGGATGCGCTTCGTTCTGAGGTCGAGGAAAAGCGTGAAAAGCTGGATTCTATGGGCACAGTGAATCTGGTGGCCATCGAAGAACACACAGAACTCCAGGATAGATTCGCGTTTTTAACACACCAGCGGGATGATTTACTAAAGGCAAAGGACACGCTCTTAAAGGCCATAGCCAAGATAAACAAGATCACAAAAGAGCTTTTTATGGAGACATTTAAGAGTATACAGGTCGAGTTCAGGAATTTCTTTAAGATGCTGTTCGGCGGCGGCGACGGCGAGCTGATACTTCTGGATGAAAATAATGTGCTTGAGTCTGGCATCGAGATAGTGGCAAGACCTCCAGGAAAAAGGCTTCAGAATGTGTCGCTGCTTTCAGGGGGAGAAAAGGCCCTCACCGCGATCTCACTCATCTTTGCCATATTCAAGGTAAAGCCCAGCCCGTTCTGCGTGCTGGATGAGATAGACGCGCCCCTTGACGAGTCAAACGTTGACAGGTTTTCAAGAAGCCTTGATATGTTTACAAACACCTCACAGTTCATCGTAATAACCCACAACAAAAAGACCATTGATAAGGCCGACGTGATGTATGGCATCACCATGCAGCAGTCAGGCGTCTCTAAAGTTGTCTCAGTGAAATTTTCTGACTCTAGGAAACAAGAGGCAGCGACTAAATAATAAATCCCAAATCCAAATACTACCAAATCCCAAATAAATCCAATCCTTTGACTACGCTCAGGATTGGCCCTGAGCAAAGTCGAAGGGCCAAAATCCCAAATCCAAAACCATGTTTGGGATTTGGAAATTGGGATTTATTTGGTAGTATTGGTATTTATTGGGATTTGGGATTTTACTACGTACACACCTTGTTCTTCCCCGTGCGTTTTGCTTTGTAGAGTGCCTTGTCAGCCAGGGAAATAAGTTGCTCTTTTTCTTTTGCATCCTCAGGGAAGGATGCAGCGCCTATGCTGATGGTTATGCCTTTCAGGTCCTTGCTTTCCTTGACAGTTTTCCTCAGGCGTTCAGCCAGGACAAGCGCTTCTTGTTTATTTGTTCCAGGAAGGAGCATTACAAATTCTTCGCCTCCATAGCGGGCAACGATATCTATCCTTTTCGATGTCTTCTTGAATATATCAGAGATAGTTCTTAGTATTGCGTCGCCAGCCTGGTGCCCATGTGTATCATTAAATTTTTTAAAATCATCTATGTCGATCATAAGAATGGTGAATGACTGTTTTCTAGACGAGGAATACTTGATCTCCTCTCCCAGCAGATATTGAAAGTAACCGTGGTTCCACAGCCTTGTCAAAGAATCAGAATTAGAGAGAACCAGCGCCCTTTCGTAGAGCCTGGAGTTTTGTATTGCCAGGCCTGCCTGGTTGGCAAATGTCGTAAGCATGCGCACGTCGTTGCTGGTTATAGGTTTTTTATTAAAGAAATTATCTGTAACTATGACGCCTATTACCTTATCCCTGGCCTTTAGGGGCACTGTTACGAATTCTTCCAGATTTAGGACCTTGGCATATTCTGATTTTACTTTTTTCTTTATCTCAAAGGTCTTACCTTTAATAACTGTTAATGCTATGACGCCTGATTTTTCAGTTATAGGGATCTTTAGGGCCTTCACGGTTTTATTCAATTTGGACTTTTTCAGGTGTTCGAACTGGCTGCGCGTCTCTATGAGCTCGTCGAATCCTAATTGATGCTTTTCTATATGCGTCCACACCGCGCTCGCATCCTCCTGGCTGTCAGGTCCTATACCCATTTTTCCCTCGAGCTGCGCCTCTTTTTCATTCACCAGAAATAACATGGCCCTGTTAAAACTCAGGCCTACATGAGAAGTCACAGCTGTGAGGATTATATAGAGCATCTCTTCGAGATTGAGCGTTGTGTGCATGGCATTGCCTATCTCGTAAAGCCTCTCCAACTCTGCCTGCGCTTTCATGTACTTTTCCTTAAAGTCCTTTTTCATCATAGTAAAGTAGTATAGCAGATAAGCCTTACGCTTTCAATAGGGAATGAAAAATTGGTCTTTACAAGGCCTGGGATATCTGGTTAAATATAGGCATATTTATAGAGAGGAGAGGCTATGTTTTCGCTTAGAAAAGTTATAAAAAGACACAAAGGCTGGGTTATATTTTTTGGCATTGCCCTGACATTGGTGGCTATAAATAAGGGGATAAAGTATTATGATAGATATAAGTACAATATCCGCGCCACAAATGACGTCCCCTTGTATGCGCTTCGCCGCGCGTCGATCAGCCCTGAGCAGATGACCGAATATAGCGCTTGCGGCGAACTCGAGCTATATCCGTATATAATGTTTAAGGGCCCTTCCAATGTAAAAAATAAAACAGTAAGCACAAACTCTTTTGGGTTCAGGGGCGGAGAGATCGGCCCAAAGCTCCCAGACACATACAGGATAATCCTTGTTGGCGCCTCAACTGTTTTTGGAGGTCATGTTACCTCTGATGAAAAGACATTTGCCGCCCAGCTTGAAAGACAATTAAATTTAAAATCCGCAGAATTGGACACCTCATTCGAGGTTATCAATGCCTCTTTCCCAGCCTTTAATTCAATGCAGGAACTTATATTAATACAATGGAGGCTTTTAGAGCACTCTCCGAATATGATAATTATCTGCGATGGTTTTAATGACGCCATGACTTATCTGACGCGCGACAACAGGCCTGGATTTCCTTATCTATTCAAAAAGATAGAAAAGATCACCTCCACCAGTGCCTTGGTCAAGAATAGGCTGCGGCATATCCGTATATTCAGAAAGATAATGGAGATGATGGAGAAACGTGAGACTCAGAGGCAGACGACCTTTGATCCAGAGGTCGTGGAGTTTTACAGAAATAATTTAGACGTCATGTGCCATTTGCTGAACAGTTATAATATTAAGCCATTTGTTGTGTTTCAGCCAGTCTTAGATTATAAAGATCCATTGTCTAAGTTGGAGAGAGATTATTTAGAAGACGAGACCTCGATGAACCGTAAAATATTCGTGGAGCTTTGCAATGGCTTAGAGGTTGCTGCCAGCGAGGTAGCCAGGCAGAATAACGCGATCTATCTTGATTCGCGCAATGTCTTTGACGGCGTAAACGATACACTGTTTACAGATGATTGCCATTTTAATGACAGGGGTCATAAAATAGTAGCTGATAATTTGTATAAGCGTATATATGATTATCTCCTTGGGGCAGGGTTATGAGAGAACGCATAGAATATAACGGAGAACTTCTGGCAATAATAATCAAAGAGGATTATATGCCGGCCAAAACAGAGTTTATTACGCCGGATACATTCAAACAGCAAGTGGGTTTTGTTGTCTATGATAAAGATAATGAGATACAGCCTCACATTCATCGCGAGATGCCGCGTAGTCTCAAGGGTACATCAGAGGTCTTGATTCTCAAAAAGGGGCATGTTCGCGTTGATTTTTATTCTCAGAAAAAGCAATATACAGAGAGTCGTGAGCTTATGCCAGGAGATGTGCTTATCTTGGTTTCAGGCGGTCATGGCTTTCACTTCCACGAATACAGTGTTTTTTTAGAGGTAAAACAAGGCCCTTATATCGGACCCCAGGAAAAAGAAAGATTCTCGAGGCCAGCATGATCCCTGTAAACGAGCCCTTAATGTCTGGTAACGAACTCAAGTATGTTTCGGATTGCATAAAGACAAACTGGATCTCATCTGCAGGCAGCTACCTTGAGCGTTTTGAAACAGCATGGGCAAAATACTGCGGTCAGAAATACGGAGTCGCAGTCTGTAACGGCACTGTGGCTCTGGAGCTCGCAGTCGAAGTCTGTAATTTCCCAAAAGGGAGTGAGATAATCCTTCCCAGCTTTACCATTATTTCGTGTGCTCAGGCCATAACAAAGAATGACTGTGTACCTGTTTTAGTAGACTGCGACCCAGAGGCTTACTGCATGGATGTCAGCCAGATAGAAAAAAAGATTACCAAGCGCACTGTAGCGATTATGCCAGTGCATATCTATGGCCATCCCTGTGACATGGATCCCATAATGGACATTGCTAAAAAGCATGATCTTGTTGTCATAGAAGATGCAGCTGAGGTCCACGGCGCAGAATACCAGAGTGTCAAAGATAATACCTGGCATAAATGTGGCAGCTTTGGCCATCTTTCATGTTTTTCCTTTTACGCCAATAAACTAGTCACTACTGGCGAAGGCGGCATGGTCATTACATCCGACGATAAACTCGCAGAGAGGCTACAGAGACACAGAAACCTCTGCTTTTTAAAATCACCGCGATTCCTGCACCATCATATAGGAAATAATTTTAGGATGACAAATATACAGGCAGCGCTTGGCCTTGCGCAGCTCGAGAATATAGATAAGACGATTAAAAGAAAAAGAGAAATGGCGAAAAAATACTCTGATCTCTTAAATGACCTACCTCTAAAGCTCCCAACAGAACATAAATGGGCCAGGGGAGTAGTATGGATGTATGGAGTCGTGTTGCAGGAAGAAAAAGGCCAGGGAAATTTGAGCGTACAAGACTATATGAAGTGGCCTAATTATAAGATCATGAAAAAATTAGCTAAGCTCGAGATTCAAACGCGGCCATTTTTCATAGGAATGCACGAACAACCGATCTTTCAGAGCTTAGAATATTTTAAAAATGAGTCTTATCCTGTAACAGAGGGAATTGCAAGGACAGGATTTTATCTCCCGAGTGGCCAGGTAATAAAAGACGCGCAGATAAAAGAAGTGGCTCGCGCCCTGAAAGGGTTATTTTAATGAAAAATCGCTTATCAGTAATATTGCCCACTTACAATGAGGCAGAAAACATAAAACCCCTGATAGATGCCATAAGAGATGCGCTGGAAGAGGTTTATGAGGTAATAGTCGTTGATGATAATTCTCCTGATGGTACGAGTGAAATCGTTGAGAAGATGATCAGGGGAGGGGGATACCAGTTTTTAAAATTAGAGAAGAGGACTAGCGACAGGGGTTTGACTAAGAGTATAGCCAGAGGCATAGAACTTGCCACAGGTGATGTGGTAGGCTGGATGGACTGCGATTTTTCAATGCCCCCGAAATACCTGCCAGTACTTTTGTCACTTATTAATGCGGATTACGATATTGCAGTAGGTTCTCGCTTTCTTCTGGGCGGCAGATGGAAGGGAGAAAAGAAAAATCCGGAAGATACTTTTCTTGGAGTCATATTGAGCCGCATTATGAATTTATTTATACAGGTCTGTCTTGATCATAGATTCAGGGATTATACCAGCGGTTTTGTCGTGGCGCGCAGAGAAATTTTTGAAAAGATCGAGCTGAGGGGGGACTACGGTGAGTATTTTATAGATTTTATCTATCGTGCCCTGAAGTCAAATTATCATGTGGTCGAGGTCCCGTATGTATGGCGCCCCAGAAAAGCAGGTTGCTCTAAAACAGGGATCAATCTAGCTGATTATTGCAGGCGCGGCTGGAAATATATTATTACTACGTTGAGGTTGCTGTTCTCATGCCGAAAGTCTTATTAATAAATCCGCCTTTTGAGCAGGAAGAAGAGTCTGTTGGGCGGTCCAGGAGTATCAAGAAGGTACTTAATATAGTGCCGCCTCTTGGTATTGCGTACATTGCCGCGATCCTGGAAGAGATGGACATAGAGACAAAGATAATAGACTGTGCCATAGGTATTTCATTCGATGATCTTTACAAGAGAATACTTGAGGAATCCCCAGACGTAATCGGTATCACTTCTACTACACCCGCCTTTGTAAAGGCCAAAAAGTTAGCTTCTTTTATTCGCGAACAATTCCCTTTAACAAAGATCCTGATAGGCGGCGCCCAGCTAACAGCACTTCCCTGCGAAACCATGGAGACCGGGCTTTTTGATATAGGGGTGATCGGCGAGGGGGAATTAACAGCCAAAGAGTTGTTTAAAAATTATAGAAACAAAAGATTCGAGGCCCTTGATCAGATACGAGGCATTATCTATAAAGACCAAACAGGTATACATCAGAATCCAGATCAGGATTTTATCAATGATCTTGATTTGATCCCTATGCCTGCAAGACATCTATTGCCTCATCCTAAATTTTACCGGCCGACACCTGCATCGTGTCGTCGTGTGCCATACGTCGTTATCATGACGAGCCGCGGCTGCCCATCGCAGTGCACCTTTTGTGACAGAAAGATCTTTGGTATGCGATGCAGGATGCGAAGCGGACCTAATATTTTCCAGGAGATAGAAGAGGTTATTGCGAAGTATGACGTGAAAGAAATCAGATTTTTTGACGATACATTTACTTTGAATAAAAAAAGGGTTTATGAGATCTGTGATGAGTTTGAAAAGAGAAGGCTTAAGCTGTCGTGGACGTGTCTGACAAAAGTAGCTTGTGTGGATGGGCCGCTTCTAAAGCGTATGAAAAAGGCCGGGTGCTGGCAGGTGTTGTATGGTTTTGAATCAGGCGATGACCGCATGCTCAAGCTTCTTAAAAAAGGAAATACTGTTGAGATGAATAAGAAGGCAGCACGCCTTACAAAAGAGGCAGGACTGGAGGTGCGCGGAGATTTTATTGTAGGTACGCCTGGCGAAACATGGGAGAGCCTTGAAAGGACCGTGCGATTCGCGATCGATATGGATTTGGACTACGCGCATTTTAATAAATTCACACCTTTTCCAGGGACGGAGCTTTATAGGAAACTTACAGACGAAGGCCATGTGTTTGATTTTTCAAAGAGTACAATACTGGACCACAAACAGGTTCATTACAATAATCCTGACATGGACACAACTGAATTCTCAAGGTTTTTAGACAGGGCCAGTAAGCGTTTTTATCTCAGGCCCAGATATATCTTGAAAAGACTATTTTCAATAAGGACCCTGCACCAGTTAAAAGGGCAGATAGATGGATTTTTTGCGATATTTGAGTTGCAATAAAATATAGAGGCCGAGTCACCACTTTTGTGGTATAATAAATAACCTTAATATGACAAAAAGGATACTGATAATAAATCCATTCGGAATAGGGGATGTTTTGTTTTCAACCCCTTTGATCGCTACTATTAAAGAAAAATACTCTGGGTGCTATATAGGGTATATATGTAATATAAGGACAGAGGAGATACTGGCTGCAAATCCCGGGATAGACGAAGTTTTTATATTTGAGAGAGATGAATATAGAGAGCTCTGGAAGAAGTCAAAACTGGAATGTCTTAAGAAGCTTTGCGATTTCTGGAAAGAGATAAAAAAAAGAAGATTCGATCTATTGTTTGACCTTTCCCTGGGCAGGGAATATGCGTTTTTATGCTGGTTGATAGGCATAAGAGAGCGCAGGGGTTTTAATTATAAAGGCCGCGGGAGATTTTTGACGCATAAGATTCAGTTTGATGGGTTTAGTGGCAGGCCTGTCGCGGAATATTACTTGGATGCTATTAGGGACAAGGGACAAGGGACAAGGGACAAGGGGTTGATTTTAGCAACAACAGATAAGGATAAAGAATATATTGATGCCTTTTTGAAAAAGGCAGGGATTAAAGAACAGGATACGCTGGTCGGCATTGCGCCTGGAGGAGGCGCTTCTTATGGCAAAGAAAAATCCCATTACAAAAGATGGGGCTGTGAGAAGTTTGCTGTGCTTGCTGACAGGATAGCATCGTGCGGGGCTAAGCCTATCTTACTGGGAGGACCTAAAGAAAAAGACTTGATCAGGGATGTTAAACTAAAAATGCAAGGCAAGCCCCTCATGGGGCCAGACGCAAAAATAAGAGAGATGGCTTGTTTGATCAAAAGATGTAACGTACTTGTGTGTAACGACGGGGGACTCTTACATATAGCCGTGAGTCAGGATACGCCTACAGTTTCCATTTTCGGACCCACTGATGAAAAGGTCTATGGCCCGTATCCGGCATCTAAAAAACATATTGTTGTAACAAACAATGCGGATTGCAGGCCTTGCTACAGGCGTTTCAGGCTGCCAGAATGTACTGACAGGAAGTGCATGGAAGACCTTTCTGTAGACTCTGTTTTTAACGCGCTTTCAAAATTTATCCAAGAGGTAGGGACATGAAAGTCGATATATTGAGCCTGAAAAAACAGCATGAAGGCATAAAGGATGAGATAAAAAAATCCATGGAAAGAGTCATAAGTTCAGGAGGATTCATTCTTGGAGAAGATGTGAAGCTTTTTGAACAGGAATTCGCGGATTATTGTGGCGTAGCGCATGGCGTAGGCGTAAATTCCGGCACAGACGCGCTGTTTCTCGCCTCTCTTGCCTGTGGAATAGGAAAGGGCGACGAGGTAATCACGATACCTTATACTTACATTGCTACGATTCTTGCCATATCTATGACAGGCGCAAGGCCAGTGTTTGTCGATATAGACGAAAAGACCTATAACATCGATGTTTCAAAAATAGAAAAGGCAATTACCAAAAAGACAAAGGCTATTCTGCCAGTGCATCTTTACGGCCATCCTGTGGATATGGACCCTTTGATGGGGATAGCGGAAAAGC
Protein-coding regions in this window:
- a CDS encoding DegT/DnrJ/EryC1/StrS family aminotransferase; translated protein: MSGNELKYVSDCIKTNWISSAGSYLERFETAWAKYCGQKYGVAVCNGTVALELAVEVCNFPKGSEIILPSFTIISCAQAITKNDCVPVLVDCDPEAYCMDVSQIEKKITKRTVAIMPVHIYGHPCDMDPIMDIAKKHDLVVIEDAAEVHGAEYQSVKDNTWHKCGSFGHLSCFSFYANKLVTTGEGGMVITSDDKLAERLQRHRNLCFLKSPRFLHHHIGNNFRMTNIQAALGLAQLENIDKTIKRKREMAKKYSDLLNDLPLKLPTEHKWARGVVWMYGVVLQEEKGQGNLSVQDYMKWPNYKIMKKLAKLEIQTRPFFIGMHEQPIFQSLEYFKNESYPVTEGIARTGFYLPSGQVIKDAQIKEVARALKGLF
- a CDS encoding radical SAM protein → MPKVLLINPPFEQEEESVGRSRSIKKVLNIVPPLGIAYIAAILEEMDIETKIIDCAIGISFDDLYKRILEESPDVIGITSTTPAFVKAKKLASFIREQFPLTKILIGGAQLTALPCETMETGLFDIGVIGEGELTAKELFKNYRNKRFEALDQIRGIIYKDQTGIHQNPDQDFINDLDLIPMPARHLLPHPKFYRPTPASCRRVPYVVIMTSRGCPSQCTFCDRKIFGMRCRMRSGPNIFQEIEEVIAKYDVKEIRFFDDTFTLNKKRVYEICDEFEKRRLKLSWTCLTKVACVDGPLLKRMKKAGCWQVLYGFESGDDRMLKLLKKGNTVEMNKKAARLTKEAGLEVRGDFIVGTPGETWESLERTVRFAIDMDLDYAHFNKFTPFPGTELYRKLTDEGHVFDFSKSTILDHKQVHYNNPDMDTTEFSRFLDRASKRFYLRPRYILKRLFSIRTLHQLKGQIDGFFAIFELQ
- a CDS encoding diguanylate cyclase, with protein sequence MMKKDFKEKYMKAQAELERLYEIGNAMHTTLNLEEMLYIILTAVTSHVGLSFNRAMLFLVNEKEAQLEGKMGIGPDSQEDASAVWTHIEKHQLGFDELIETRSQFEHLKKSKLNKTVKALKIPITEKSGVIALTVIKGKTFEIKKKVKSEYAKVLNLEEFVTVPLKARDKVIGVIVTDNFFNKKPITSNDVRMLTTFANQAGLAIQNSRLYERALVLSNSDSLTRLWNHGYFQYLLGEEIKYSSSRKQSFTILMIDIDDFKKFNDTHGHQAGDAILRTISDIFKKTSKRIDIVARYGGEEFVMLLPGTNKQEALVLAERLRKTVKESKDLKGITISIGAASFPEDAKEKEQLISLADKALYKAKRTGKNKVCT
- the smc gene encoding chromosome segregation protein SMC, encoding MYFKRLELFGFKSFAERTKLDFEPGITAIVGPNGCGKSNIADSIKWVLGEQSAKMLRGGKMEDVIFNGTDGREPVNYAEVSLTLSNQDRILPIEYDEVTVARRLYRSGESEYLINKTTVRLKDVSELFMGTGIGTSAYSLIEQGKIDQVLSSRPEDRREVFEEASGITKYKSKRKEAMRRLDGTEQNLVRINDIIIEVKRQINSIERQARKAERYKERYEELKALELKLTRIELELLNQKIKESSTNLEGLKTRESELNSGLQKMIGELSELNTQRSEIESKRMDFKSTIIETDSEVSKSKDKLSMNRERIEELKKRRIDLESEIEKSADSIKSQRKEVEGLREKVSTLQTEDMERSSALSVKEKRLDETSKTISENETTISTSKANLIDLASKESKLRNQSAKISTTLASDDARLKRLTVEKDTILEEKNSLDVKLSDVLKEVEQVETEVLSLKDEKESVSQKVSALTSRIESLTSQSTQIHQTLATNKSRFDVLNEAKAKYEGFSSGVKAIMGKGVFKKKPIEGVQDALANLFSVNKGYEIAIESALGENLESILVDDLESAEKAIEFLKENSLGKALFAHPDSFRAMQSETSLSDSRILGRAIDFARINNKCRNILEYLLKDTFIVKDLKDAASILKENPDLKESTFVTLLGEKIGRGFVSGGDIRDAGLTLINREENIKELFEIIAASEARFKIIEEEKLTGEQEKEELEKRSEVVTSSLNEKEIMLANARTRRSNIEENMKGVADEISLVSLEVDEVTSEAERLKEEELSVVKALKQSENDTHLNQERIKRSEILISDYAKEKEQLIIEVAEQRTELGSLESKKEGLSNTLNLLDSSLKDVENSRQARKAEIEDSIKKVKELSDGLMTLEKNIESLSEKSGEKGVELEGVESVYSAVMQKIKEQEVIFKQSEKEINSLRSNVHEIDLKRAETNYGLENLTQRIKDVYKLDLNEVEIVENWQDIERDALRSEVEEKREKLDSMGTVNLVAIEEHTELQDRFAFLTHQRDDLLKAKDTLLKAIAKINKITKELFMETFKSIQVEFRNFFKMLFGGGDGELILLDENNVLESGIEIVARPPGKRLQNVSLLSGGEKALTAISLIFAIFKVKPSPFCVLDEIDAPLDESNVDRFSRSLDMFTNTSQFIVITHNKKTIDKADVMYGITMQQSGVSKVVSVKFSDSRKQEAATK
- a CDS encoding glycosyltransferase family 9 protein; the encoded protein is MTKRILIINPFGIGDVLFSTPLIATIKEKYSGCYIGYICNIRTEEILAANPGIDEVFIFERDEYRELWKKSKLECLKKLCDFWKEIKKRRFDLLFDLSLGREYAFLCWLIGIRERRGFNYKGRGRFLTHKIQFDGFSGRPVAEYYLDAIRDKGQGTRDKGLILATTDKDKEYIDAFLKKAGIKEQDTLVGIAPGGGASYGKEKSHYKRWGCEKFAVLADRIASCGAKPILLGGPKEKDLIRDVKLKMQGKPLMGPDAKIREMACLIKRCNVLVCNDGGLLHIAVSQDTPTVSIFGPTDEKVYGPYPASKKHIVVTNNADCRPCYRRFRLPECTDRKCMEDLSVDSVFNALSKFIQEVGT
- a CDS encoding polyprenol monophosphomannose synthase, which produces MKNRLSVILPTYNEAENIKPLIDAIRDALEEVYEVIVVDDNSPDGTSEIVEKMIRGGGYQFLKLEKRTSDRGLTKSIARGIELATGDVVGWMDCDFSMPPKYLPVLLSLINADYDIAVGSRFLLGGRWKGEKKNPEDTFLGVILSRIMNLFIQVCLDHRFRDYTSGFVVARREIFEKIELRGDYGEYFIDFIYRALKSNYHVVEVPYVWRPRKAGCSKTGINLADYCRRGWKYIITTLRLLFSCRKSY
- a CDS encoding SGNH/GDSL hydrolase family protein — translated: MFSLRKVIKRHKGWVIFFGIALTLVAINKGIKYYDRYKYNIRATNDVPLYALRRASISPEQMTEYSACGELELYPYIMFKGPSNVKNKTVSTNSFGFRGGEIGPKLPDTYRIILVGASTVFGGHVTSDEKTFAAQLERQLNLKSAELDTSFEVINASFPAFNSMQELILIQWRLLEHSPNMIIICDGFNDAMTYLTRDNRPGFPYLFKKIEKITSTSALVKNRLRHIRIFRKIMEMMEKRETQRQTTFDPEVVEFYRNNLDVMCHLLNSYNIKPFVVFQPVLDYKDPLSKLERDYLEDETSMNRKIFVELCNGLEVAASEVARQNNAIYLDSRNVFDGVNDTLFTDDCHFNDRGHKIVADNLYKRIYDYLLGAGL